A region from the Catellatospora sp. TT07R-123 genome encodes:
- a CDS encoding sulfatase: MLRFNRRLAAGLAVAAATALAAWIPAPASGTDLAGSGGELAAATPPNIILILTDDLAWNLVQYMPQVQRLQQDGVTFTNYTVTDSLCCPSRSSIFTGEFPHDTGVFTNGGTDGGFAVFKGRGNESRTFATALQGQGYATAMMGKYLNGYLPADTQGGSQPYVPPGWSDWRVAGNGYPEYNYDLNENHTVVHYGGSPADYLTDVVSGKGRAFVQNSVAAGKPFLLEIATFAPHGPFTPADEDLNDFPGLTAPRTPAFNKLPANAPSWLAANTPLTAAEKTTIDTNFRKRAQAVQAVDRLIRDLRSTLAASGVADNTYIVFSSDNGFHMGEYRLLQGKMTAFDTDIRVPLIVSGPGITPGSTRPEVVQNIDLAPTFQRIGGADVDPNINGRSLLPLLNGDAAPNWRTASLIEHHGPNQAADDPDAQTVRNGNPVTYSALRTATYTYVEYSNGEREYYDRVADPYQLSNIAGTLTAARLAALHTALDALVNCHNQNACWTAGHVTA, from the coding sequence ATGCTTCGATTCAATCGTCGGCTGGCGGCAGGTCTCGCCGTCGCAGCCGCAACTGCGCTGGCAGCCTGGATCCCGGCCCCCGCCTCGGGCACCGACCTGGCCGGCTCCGGTGGCGAACTCGCGGCGGCCACGCCGCCCAACATCATCCTCATCCTCACCGACGACCTGGCGTGGAACCTGGTCCAGTACATGCCGCAGGTCCAGCGCCTCCAGCAGGACGGCGTCACGTTCACCAACTACACCGTCACCGACTCGCTGTGCTGCCCGTCCCGGTCGTCGATCTTCACCGGCGAGTTCCCGCACGACACCGGCGTGTTCACCAACGGCGGCACCGACGGCGGGTTCGCGGTGTTCAAGGGCCGGGGCAACGAGTCGCGCACCTTCGCCACCGCACTGCAGGGCCAGGGCTACGCCACGGCGATGATGGGCAAGTACCTCAACGGCTACCTGCCCGCCGACACCCAGGGCGGCAGCCAGCCGTACGTGCCGCCGGGCTGGTCGGACTGGCGCGTGGCCGGCAACGGCTACCCGGAGTACAACTACGACCTCAACGAGAACCACACCGTCGTGCACTACGGCGGCTCCCCGGCCGACTACCTCACCGACGTCGTGTCCGGCAAGGGCCGGGCCTTCGTCCAGAACTCGGTCGCGGCCGGCAAGCCGTTCCTGCTGGAGATCGCCACGTTCGCCCCGCACGGGCCGTTCACCCCGGCCGACGAGGATCTCAACGACTTCCCGGGCCTGACCGCCCCGCGCACCCCGGCCTTCAACAAGCTGCCCGCCAACGCGCCGTCGTGGCTGGCCGCCAACACGCCGCTGACCGCCGCGGAGAAGACCACCATCGACACCAACTTCCGCAAGCGCGCCCAGGCCGTGCAGGCCGTCGACCGGCTCATCCGGGACCTGCGCAGCACGCTCGCGGCCAGCGGCGTCGCCGACAACACCTACATCGTGTTCAGCTCCGACAACGGCTTCCACATGGGCGAGTACCGGCTCCTCCAGGGCAAGATGACCGCCTTCGACACCGACATCCGGGTGCCGCTGATCGTCTCCGGGCCCGGGATCACCCCGGGCAGCACCCGACCTGAGGTCGTGCAGAACATCGACCTGGCCCCGACGTTCCAGCGGATCGGCGGCGCGGACGTCGACCCGAACATCAACGGCCGCAGCCTGCTGCCGCTACTCAACGGCGATGCCGCCCCCAACTGGCGCACCGCGTCACTGATCGAGCACCACGGCCCGAACCAGGCCGCCGACGACCCCGACGCGCAGACCGTCCGCAACGGCAATCCGGTCACCTACTCGGCGCTGCGGACGGCGACCTACACCTATGTGGAGTACTCCAACGGGGAGCGGGAGTACTACGACCGGGTGGCTGACCCGTACCAGCTGAGCAACATCGCGGGCACGCTCACCGCGGCGCGCCTCGCGGCCCTGCACACGGCCCTGGACGCGCTGGTGAACTGCCACAACCAGAACGCCTGCTGGACCGCCGGCCACGTGACGGCCTGA
- a CDS encoding NAD(P)/FAD-dependent oxidoreductase — translation MTGLRVIVVGAGIGGLALAQGLRRAGVDAVVFERDTTAELRHQGYRVRIDADGITALRALLTPQAYELFVATAGTPGADLDTYDEQLNLRHAQRLPAVEGLPAGGNLAVNRATLRQILLSGAEVRFGARLTHYSLGPGGVTAHFADGAQATGDVLVGADGVGSPTRAQYLPQARVVDAGLRLLYGRIPLAQVQDVVSPELLGLWTTVTGPGRRFVGLAPVRYAEPLPGAAARIAPGIALDPDTDYLTCVFGARAEQFGRTDRQLFAMTGAELRELATELTEGWHPAVRQLLARQDPATVFPVSVRTSVPLAGWETAEPVTLLGDAVHVMSPAIGVGANTALRDARVLAARLSSGAAVDDALRAYEAEMIGYGFDAVRASAQRGQLLVGQNPLPEA, via the coding sequence ATGACCGGTCTACGCGTCATCGTCGTCGGAGCCGGCATCGGCGGCCTCGCGCTGGCCCAGGGGCTGCGGCGGGCGGGCGTCGACGCCGTCGTGTTCGAGCGCGACACCACCGCCGAGCTGCGTCACCAGGGATATCGGGTGCGCATCGACGCCGACGGGATCACCGCGCTGCGGGCGTTGCTCACCCCGCAGGCGTACGAGCTGTTCGTCGCCACCGCCGGGACACCCGGCGCGGACCTGGACACCTACGACGAGCAGCTGAACCTGCGCCACGCCCAGCGGCTCCCGGCGGTCGAGGGCCTGCCCGCGGGCGGGAACCTGGCGGTCAACCGCGCGACGCTGCGCCAGATTCTGCTGTCGGGCGCCGAGGTGCGGTTCGGGGCCCGGTTGACGCACTATTCGCTGGGGCCGGGCGGGGTCACCGCCCATTTCGCCGACGGCGCCCAGGCGACCGGCGACGTCCTCGTCGGCGCCGACGGGGTCGGTTCGCCCACCCGGGCCCAGTACCTGCCGCAGGCGCGGGTGGTGGACGCGGGGCTGCGGCTGCTGTACGGGAGGATCCCGCTCGCCCAGGTGCAGGACGTGGTGTCGCCGGAGCTGCTCGGGCTGTGGACGACCGTCACGGGGCCGGGCAGGCGCTTCGTCGGCCTGGCGCCCGTGCGCTACGCCGAGCCGCTGCCCGGGGCGGCGGCGCGCATCGCCCCCGGCATCGCCCTTGACCCCGACACCGACTACCTGACCTGCGTCTTCGGCGCGCGGGCGGAGCAGTTCGGCCGGACCGACCGGCAGCTGTTCGCCATGACCGGCGCCGAACTGCGCGAGCTGGCCACCGAGCTGACCGAGGGCTGGCATCCGGCCGTGCGCCAACTGCTCGCGCGGCAGGACCCGGCGACGGTGTTCCCGGTGTCAGTGCGCACCAGCGTCCCGCTGGCGGGCTGGGAGACAGCCGAGCCGGTGACGCTGCTGGGCGACGCGGTCCACGTGATGAGCCCGGCGATCGGCGTCGGCGCCAACACCGCGCTGCGCGACGCGCGCGTGCTGGCCGCCCGGCTGTCGTCCGGCGCCGCGGTCGACGACGCGCTGCGGGCCTACGAGGCCGAGATGATCGGGTACGGCTTCGACGCCGTACGCGCGTCGGCCCAGCGGGGGCAGCTGCTCGTGGGGCAGAACCCGCTGCCCGAAGCCTGA
- a CDS encoding LuxR family transcriptional regulator: protein MPTDSGTGERIAAARILTESFLDDARTADPVTLRASVRQLDELRGGTPVDEVELLFHTAAGVVGVRTRQPYASRHLDLALDLFDPDRFGADELYLECALLCALSAIRPHEARPRFAHLVERLAAPPARRARLLTMIGLGDAWSGGLVRGQAALAQARLLAIEAGRVDIQAEATSFLAKVEALRGDTAAAGAYLSEARDLAARAASSWVAAHIAECAAPLHLVNGDVQAWVGVLEFLVGTAVGANSGLFYEHRWELATHHALTGDRATALRLLTAIPDPPLGWPGAPALPAWREWISAPDDPEVMARFERSLTGLNRPAERLSRARMAWLLGERHARLGRRVDAIRLLETAASGYAAMGAGGPLARVSALLDAVTGLTPAAPRHDLPLTPTELRVARAVALGRSNRETAEQLGVTPKTVEFHLANIFRKLAVRNRTELAACLTRPDGA from the coding sequence GTGCCGACGGATTCCGGGACGGGCGAACGGATCGCGGCGGCACGGATCCTCACTGAGTCCTTTTTGGATGATGCCCGCACGGCCGACCCGGTGACGCTGCGGGCATCGGTGCGCCAGCTGGACGAGCTGCGCGGCGGCACACCGGTGGACGAGGTGGAGCTGCTGTTCCACACCGCGGCCGGGGTGGTCGGCGTGCGGACCCGGCAGCCGTACGCGAGCAGGCACCTCGACCTCGCCCTCGACCTGTTCGACCCGGACCGGTTCGGCGCCGACGAGCTCTACCTGGAGTGCGCGCTGCTGTGCGCGCTCAGCGCCATCCGGCCGCACGAGGCGCGCCCCCGGTTCGCGCACCTGGTGGAACGGCTGGCCGCGCCGCCCGCGCGCCGGGCCCGGCTGCTCACGATGATCGGGCTGGGTGACGCCTGGTCCGGCGGCCTGGTGCGGGGCCAGGCCGCGCTGGCGCAGGCGCGGCTGCTGGCGATCGAGGCGGGCCGGGTCGACATCCAGGCCGAGGCGACGTCGTTCCTGGCCAAGGTGGAGGCGCTGCGCGGCGACACGGCCGCGGCGGGCGCCTACCTGAGCGAGGCCCGCGACCTGGCCGCGCGGGCCGCGTCGAGCTGGGTGGCCGCGCACATCGCCGAGTGCGCCGCCCCGCTGCACCTGGTCAACGGCGACGTCCAGGCCTGGGTCGGGGTGCTGGAGTTCCTGGTCGGCACGGCCGTCGGCGCGAACTCGGGCCTGTTCTACGAGCACCGCTGGGAGCTGGCCACCCACCACGCCCTGACCGGGGACCGGGCCACGGCGCTGCGGCTGCTGACGGCCATCCCCGACCCGCCGCTGGGGTGGCCGGGCGCCCCGGCCCTGCCCGCGTGGCGGGAGTGGATCTCGGCGCCGGACGACCCCGAGGTCATGGCCCGGTTCGAGCGGTCGCTGACCGGCCTGAACCGGCCCGCCGAGCGGCTGTCGCGGGCCCGGATGGCGTGGCTGCTCGGCGAGCGGCACGCCCGGCTCGGGCGGCGCGTCGACGCGATCCGGCTGCTGGAGACCGCGGCCAGCGGGTACGCCGCGATGGGCGCGGGCGGACCGCTGGCCCGGGTCAGCGCCCTGCTCGACGCCGTCACCGGCCTGACCCCGGCCGCGCCGCGCCACGACCTGCCCCTCACGCCGACCGAGCTGCGGGTGGCGCGGGCGGTGGCGCTGGGCCGCAGCAACCGGGAGACCGCCGAGCAGCTCGGCGTCACCCCGAAGACCGTGGAGTTCCACCTGGCCAACATCTTCCGCAAGCTGGCGGTCCGCAACCGGACCGAGCTCGCGGCGTGCCTGACGCGGCCGGACGGGGCCTGA
- a CDS encoding TIGR03086 family metal-binding protein translates to MSTSKLIASAAETVTAVVTAPQMSAVRMESPTPSADCDVHGLCHHLLNSIHICRTAARKETWPADRVVTMDQPPWVTFPPELLTLSQAWAAPGATEGAVEIHGRMLPAALGAGITLMELVVHGWELARASGQDVTYDDAVLEAALTQVEQLAPGLRGMPDGFGPEVPVPATAGALDRLLGLSGRDPYWKP, encoded by the coding sequence ATGTCCACCAGCAAGCTGATCGCCAGCGCCGCAGAGACCGTCACCGCGGTGGTGACGGCGCCGCAGATGTCGGCGGTGAGGATGGAGTCGCCGACGCCGAGCGCGGACTGCGACGTGCACGGCCTGTGCCATCACCTGTTGAACTCGATCCACATCTGCCGGACTGCGGCCCGGAAGGAGACCTGGCCCGCCGACCGGGTGGTGACGATGGACCAGCCGCCATGGGTGACGTTTCCGCCGGAACTGCTGACGTTGAGCCAGGCCTGGGCTGCGCCCGGCGCGACCGAGGGTGCGGTGGAGATCCACGGGCGGATGCTCCCCGCAGCGCTGGGCGCCGGGATCACGCTGATGGAACTGGTCGTCCACGGCTGGGAGCTGGCCCGTGCCAGCGGGCAGGACGTCACGTACGACGACGCGGTGCTGGAGGCGGCGCTCACGCAGGTCGAGCAGCTTGCCCCCGGGCTGCGCGGTATGCCGGACGGGTTCGGGCCGGAAGTACCGGTGCCCGCCACCGCAGGCGCGCTGGACCGGCTGCTCGGCCTCAGCGGCCGCGACCCTTATTGGAAGCCCTGA
- a CDS encoding spermidine synthase, with amino-acid sequence MNSAAATVERAVTERGELVLRELDGHYEVISNGVFLMDTRAGQSERLLVRAALDAVPDGARLLIGGLGVGFSLAEAAASARPARITVAEIEPVLVGWHRGPLGRFSAGAVDDPRVRVVTADLTTWLRTTDEVFDAICLDIDNGPDWTVFDTNAALYQHDGLDLLRAHLAPGGVLAVWSAAESPAYAERLAASIGPVETLRVPVPRGEPDVVYLARLR; translated from the coding sequence ATGAACAGCGCAGCCGCCACCGTCGAACGGGCCGTCACCGAACGCGGTGAGCTCGTGCTCCGCGAACTCGACGGGCACTACGAGGTGATCAGCAACGGGGTGTTCCTCATGGACACCCGCGCCGGGCAGTCCGAGCGCCTGCTCGTACGCGCCGCCCTCGACGCCGTGCCGGACGGCGCCCGGCTGCTGATCGGCGGCCTCGGCGTCGGCTTCTCTCTGGCCGAGGCGGCCGCCAGCGCCAGGCCTGCCCGGATCACCGTGGCCGAGATCGAACCGGTGCTCGTCGGCTGGCACCGCGGGCCGCTGGGCCGGTTCAGCGCCGGAGCCGTGGACGACCCCCGGGTGCGGGTGGTCACCGCCGACCTCACGACGTGGCTGCGTACCACCGATGAGGTCTTCGACGCGATCTGCCTCGACATCGACAACGGTCCCGACTGGACCGTCTTCGACACCAACGCCGCCCTCTACCAGCACGACGGTCTCGACCTGCTGCGCGCGCACCTGGCCCCGGGCGGGGTCCTGGCGGTGTGGAGCGCGGCCGAGTCCCCCGCGTACGCCGAGCGGCTCGCCGCCTCGATCGGCCCGGTCGAGACGCTGCGCGTGCCCGTGCCCCGGGGCGAACCCGACGTCGTCTACCTGGCCCGCCTACGCTGA
- a CDS encoding glycoside hydrolase family 10 protein, whose translation MRRRITAAAVTTALLGALLLPGGAQAVPAAGGAPAAQDTADCVLNPALPKRQFRAMWIASVVNIDWPGAPGRDEETLKAEYRAWLDLAQRLNNNAVIVQVRPTADAFWPSPYEPWSEWLTGARDGNGPGWDPLAFLVSEAHARNLEFHAWFNPYRISMPQGAGADISKLAPNHPVREHPEWALAYPVNAAGSRLYYNPGVPDVRAFVQNAIMDAVDKYDIDGVHFDDYFYPYPAAGQDFPDEATFAQYGAGFATKADWRRHNIDLLVQEVSGRIKASKPWVKFGVSPFGIWRNKASDPLGSETNGTQSYDANFADTRKWVKEGWLDYIVPQVYWSIGFAVADYAKLVPWWSDVVSGTNTQLYVGQADYKINLAGQPAAWFDPYEMSRHITFNRDYNVSGNVHFSAKDVKANRLGATDIVASEQYSKPALVPTMAQLPAKPLMFPVVTGAHRGDTGVELSWRPIADGVGPFGQAASYAVYRFDGFTPRLGACDLADATHLITTTRGTSFTDATAVAGQRYTYYVTSVDRLWNESAASPPRLVP comes from the coding sequence ATGCGGAGGAGAATCACCGCGGCAGCGGTGACCACGGCGCTGCTCGGCGCCCTGCTGCTGCCTGGTGGCGCGCAGGCCGTCCCGGCTGCTGGCGGTGCCCCGGCAGCCCAGGACACCGCCGACTGCGTGCTCAACCCGGCGCTGCCCAAGCGCCAGTTCCGGGCGATGTGGATCGCCAGCGTCGTCAACATCGACTGGCCGGGCGCGCCGGGCCGCGACGAGGAGACGCTCAAGGCCGAGTACCGGGCGTGGCTGGACCTGGCCCAGCGGCTCAACAACAACGCGGTGATCGTGCAGGTCCGCCCCACTGCGGACGCGTTCTGGCCGTCGCCGTACGAGCCGTGGTCGGAGTGGCTGACCGGCGCCCGTGACGGCAACGGCCCCGGCTGGGACCCGCTGGCGTTCCTGGTCTCCGAGGCCCACGCGCGCAACCTGGAGTTCCACGCCTGGTTCAACCCGTACCGCATCTCGATGCCGCAGGGCGCCGGGGCCGACATCAGCAAGCTCGCACCCAACCACCCGGTGCGCGAGCACCCGGAGTGGGCGCTGGCCTACCCGGTCAACGCCGCGGGCAGCCGCCTGTACTACAACCCGGGCGTCCCGGACGTGCGCGCGTTCGTGCAGAACGCGATCATGGACGCGGTCGACAAGTACGACATCGACGGCGTGCACTTCGACGACTACTTCTACCCGTACCCGGCGGCCGGTCAGGACTTCCCCGACGAGGCCACCTTCGCCCAGTACGGCGCGGGCTTCGCGACCAAGGCCGACTGGCGCCGCCACAACATCGACCTGCTCGTCCAGGAGGTCAGCGGCCGGATCAAGGCCAGCAAGCCGTGGGTGAAGTTCGGCGTGAGCCCGTTCGGGATCTGGCGCAACAAGGCCAGCGACCCGCTGGGCTCGGAGACCAACGGCACCCAGTCCTATGACGCCAACTTCGCGGACACCCGCAAGTGGGTCAAGGAGGGCTGGCTGGACTACATCGTGCCGCAGGTGTACTGGAGCATCGGCTTCGCCGTGGCCGACTACGCCAAGCTCGTGCCGTGGTGGTCCGACGTGGTCTCGGGCACGAACACGCAGCTCTACGTCGGTCAGGCCGACTACAAGATCAACCTGGCGGGGCAGCCCGCGGCGTGGTTCGACCCGTACGAGATGAGCAGGCACATCACGTTCAACCGGGACTACAACGTCTCCGGCAACGTCCACTTCTCGGCCAAGGACGTCAAGGCCAACCGGCTCGGCGCCACCGACATCGTCGCCTCCGAGCAGTACTCCAAGCCCGCCCTCGTGCCCACGATGGCGCAACTGCCCGCCAAGCCGCTGATGTTCCCGGTCGTCACCGGCGCCCACCGCGGCGACACCGGCGTCGAGCTGTCGTGGCGGCCCATCGCCGACGGCGTCGGGCCGTTCGGCCAGGCCGCCTCGTACGCGGTCTACCGCTTCGACGGGTTCACCCCGCGCCTGGGCGCCTGCGACCTCGCCGACGCCACCCACCTGATCACCACCACCCGCGGCACGTCGTTCACCGACGCCACCGCGGTGGCCGGCCAGCGCTACACGTACTACGTGACGTCGGTCGACCGGCTCTGGAACGAGAGTGCGGCCAGCCCGCCGCGACTGGTGCCCTGA
- a CDS encoding MOSC domain-containing protein: MGPITAIYRYPVKSAAGEALPEVDVEPGGLRGDRRWACLDQTDGTIASLKHPHRWAGLHAVRASIPSGQDTVVHVGGRELLAGTAEADHALSTVLGRPVRLSRDVPADARLHRLLPDDAGMVPDWLAADPGQALVTGVAGGGDGRFVDFGAIHVVTTGALARLAAETGRDTVAAAPFRPNHVVDAPADPEPGAELRAGEVLLRVQLPTPRCIVPALDAAGQPTDRGLLAALARHHRQDLPRLGRAACFGVYAQVLSPGHVKVGQRLLAVS, from the coding sequence GTGGGTCCGATAACCGCGATCTACCGGTACCCGGTGAAGAGCGCCGCCGGTGAGGCGCTGCCCGAGGTGGACGTGGAGCCGGGCGGCCTGCGCGGGGACCGGCGCTGGGCCTGCCTGGACCAGACCGACGGCACGATCGCCAGCCTCAAGCACCCGCACCGCTGGGCGGGCCTGCACGCCGTCCGCGCGTCCATCCCGTCCGGGCAGGACACCGTCGTCCACGTCGGCGGCCGCGAGCTGCTCGCCGGGACCGCCGAGGCAGACCATGCGTTGAGTACTGTGCTCGGCCGCCCGGTACGGCTGAGCCGGGACGTGCCCGCCGACGCGCGGCTGCACCGGCTGCTGCCCGACGACGCGGGCATGGTGCCCGACTGGCTGGCCGCCGACCCCGGGCAGGCCCTGGTCACCGGCGTGGCCGGGGGCGGCGACGGCCGCTTCGTCGACTTCGGCGCGATCCATGTGGTCACCACGGGCGCGCTGGCCCGCCTGGCCGCCGAGACCGGCCGTGACACCGTTGCCGCAGCACCGTTTCGCCCCAACCACGTCGTCGACGCGCCCGCCGACCCGGAACCCGGCGCCGAGCTGCGCGCGGGCGAGGTGCTGCTGCGGGTCCAGCTGCCCACGCCGCGCTGCATCGTGCCCGCACTCGACGCCGCCGGGCAGCCGACCGACCGGGGGCTGCTGGCCGCGCTGGCCCGCCACCACCGCCAGGACCTGCCCAGACTCGGCCGCGCCGCCTGCTTCGGGGTGTACGCGCAAGTGCTGTCTCCAGGACACGTGAAGGTGGGTCAGCGGCTGCTGGCGGTTTCATGA
- a CDS encoding multicopper oxidase family protein — protein MAVRRRLAYLAAVLTLLAGSGFAVDRWVWAPAMISTAGAGFDRPLPIPPLAPSHRDRHGRRVYDLRAQAGEHDFGAGPVRTEGFDGSYLGPTLRMARGEQVLVDVHDDLPEPTSVHWHGMRVPAAADGGPHQLIAPGSSWSASWRVDQPAATLWYHPHPHGATAQQVYRGLAGMIIVDDPATGSPALPHEYGVDDIPVIVQDKRFTADGRLDAANAPLAGIGLLGDTVAVNGVTGPFLPVVTRRVRLRLLNASNARTYDFGLTDGRRFALVGTDGGLLEAPVRLRRIMLSPGERAEIVVDLDPGRTEVLRSFPHPLGAGRLGDRFVGGDDTLDILQLRPAPVLRPGPDLPAVLAPLPLLTRDRAARTREFHLDDDAINGLPMDMDRVDARPIAGSTEIWRVVNDDGIPHNFHVHGVQFQVLTVAGAAPPPQLRGWKDTVFLPPGRPVELIMQFPRHPGPGVYMFHCHLLYHEDSGMMGQYAVIDPGS, from the coding sequence GTGGCGGTACGGCGGCGGCTGGCGTACCTTGCCGCCGTGCTGACGCTGCTCGCGGGCAGCGGGTTCGCGGTCGACCGGTGGGTGTGGGCCCCAGCGATGATCTCGACGGCGGGAGCCGGCTTCGACCGGCCGCTGCCGATCCCGCCGCTGGCACCGTCGCACCGCGACCGCCACGGCCGCCGCGTGTACGACCTGCGCGCCCAGGCCGGCGAGCACGACTTCGGCGCGGGTCCGGTGCGCACCGAGGGCTTCGACGGCAGCTACCTCGGCCCGACCCTGCGGATGGCCCGGGGCGAGCAGGTGCTCGTCGACGTACACGATGATCTGCCCGAACCGACCAGCGTGCACTGGCACGGCATGCGCGTGCCCGCCGCCGCAGACGGCGGCCCGCACCAGCTCATCGCCCCGGGCAGCTCGTGGTCGGCGTCCTGGCGGGTTGACCAGCCCGCCGCGACCCTCTGGTACCATCCGCATCCGCACGGCGCGACCGCGCAGCAGGTCTACCGAGGCCTCGCCGGGATGATCATCGTCGACGACCCGGCGACCGGCTCGCCCGCGCTGCCGCACGAGTACGGCGTCGACGACATCCCCGTGATCGTGCAGGACAAGCGGTTCACCGCCGACGGGCGGCTCGACGCCGCCAACGCGCCCCTGGCGGGGATCGGCCTGCTCGGCGACACCGTCGCGGTCAACGGGGTGACCGGCCCGTTCCTGCCGGTGGTGACCCGGCGGGTGCGGCTGCGGCTGCTGAACGCGTCGAACGCGCGCACCTACGACTTCGGGCTCACCGACGGGCGCCGGTTCGCGCTGGTCGGCACCGACGGCGGTCTGCTGGAGGCCCCGGTGCGGCTGCGCCGGATCATGCTGTCGCCGGGGGAGCGGGCCGAGATCGTGGTGGACCTCGACCCCGGCCGGACCGAGGTGCTGCGCAGCTTCCCGCACCCGCTGGGCGCGGGCCGGCTCGGCGATCGGTTCGTCGGCGGCGACGACACCCTCGACATCCTGCAACTGCGGCCCGCGCCGGTGCTGCGGCCCGGCCCGGACCTGCCCGCGGTGCTCGCGCCGCTGCCTCTGCTGACCCGGGACCGGGCCGCCCGGACCCGCGAGTTCCACCTGGACGACGACGCGATCAACGGGCTGCCGATGGACATGGACCGCGTCGACGCGCGCCCGATCGCGGGCAGCACCGAGATCTGGCGGGTCGTCAACGACGACGGCATCCCGCACAACTTCCACGTGCACGGTGTGCAGTTCCAGGTGCTGACCGTCGCCGGGGCGGCCCCACCGCCGCAGCTGCGCGGCTGGAAGGACACGGTGTTCCTGCCGCCCGGCCGGCCGGTGGAGCTGATCATGCAGTTCCCGCGCCATCCCGGGCCCGGCGTCTACATGTTCCACTGCCACCTGCTGTATCACGAGGACTCCGGCATGATGGGCCAGTACGCCGTCATCGATCCGGGGAGCTGA
- a CDS encoding YkvA family protein produces the protein MRDWLIWLGTGFALLVLSWALLIAAARLLPPGILRDLAAFVPDCVTTVRRLRKDPRVPRRAKIAIIAAGIWVASPIDLIPEFLPVIGPLDDIIVVALALRYAGRQVPRDVLLAAWPGDPHLMERLLGRPRTLPTTPPPTP, from the coding sequence GTGCGCGACTGGCTGATCTGGCTCGGCACCGGGTTCGCACTGCTGGTGCTGTCGTGGGCGCTGCTCATCGCCGCGGCCCGCCTGCTGCCGCCCGGCATCCTGCGCGACCTCGCGGCGTTCGTGCCCGACTGCGTCACCACCGTGCGCCGCCTGCGCAAGGACCCGCGCGTGCCCCGCCGCGCCAAGATCGCGATCATCGCCGCCGGGATCTGGGTCGCCAGCCCGATCGACCTGATCCCGGAGTTCCTGCCGGTCATCGGCCCGCTCGACGACATCATCGTGGTCGCCCTGGCGCTGCGCTACGCCGGCCGCCAGGTGCCCCGCGACGTGCTGCTGGCCGCCTGGCCCGGCGACCCGCACCTGATGGAGCGCCTGCTCGGCCGCCCCCGCACCCTCCCCACCACCCCGCCACCCACCCCCTGA